In Gossypium arboreum isolate Shixiya-1 chromosome 6, ASM2569848v2, whole genome shotgun sequence, the following are encoded in one genomic region:
- the LOC108485413 gene encoding uncharacterized protein C6G9.01c — MAKKGSSTTPSRKAENKKEESIPEQKNSASKMAGNEIDEIFAGKKRKKPDPKGSEKPNGEEISKPKLSKKKSKKSKETNREGGFNEPSSRPRKRTADGFAIYTEEELGISKSGAGSTPLCPFDCDCCF; from the coding sequence ATGGCGAAGAAGGGTTCTTCAACGACGCCTTCTAGAAAAgcagaaaataaaaaagaagaatctATTCCAGAACAGAAGAATTCAGCTTCTAAAATGGCTGGTAACGAAATCGACGAGATATTTGCAGGTAAAAAGAGGAAGAAACCCGACCCTAAAGGGTCCGAGAAACCGAACGGCGAGGAAATTTCAAAACCCAAATTGTCGAAaaagaagagtaaaaagagtaaAGAAACCAACAGGGAAGGAGGATTCAATGAACCTTCTTCTCGGCCTCGGAAAAGAACGGCAGATGGTTTTGCAATTTACACTGAAGAAGAATTGGGTATTAGTAAATCTGGTGCAGGAAGTACGCCACTTTGCCCATTTGATTGTGATTGTTGTTTTTGA
- the LOC108486534 gene encoding serine hydroxymethyltransferase 3, chloroplastic-like — protein sequence MQACNGAAMMGSLQQPIWVKGNRPIFPLKGYGLKLNSVKPCRAQLESSLVTGKPPSSDSFPVVETRFVDHGLSEADPEVRAIINKEKERQFKSLELIASENFTSRAVMEAVGSCLTNKYSEGLPGKRYYGGNEYIDELEILCQKRALAAFHLDENKWGVNVQPLSGSPANFEVYTAILNPHDRIMGLDLPHGGHLSHGFMTPKRRVSGTSIYFESMPYRLDESTGLVDYDMLEKTATLFRPKLIICGASAYPRDFDYPRMRKIADAVGAFLMMDMAHISGLVAASVVADPFEYCDIVTTTTHKSLRGPRGGMIFFKKDPVLGVDLESAINNAVFPGLQGGPHNHTIGGLAVCLQHAQSPEFKAYQNQVVSNCRALASRLVELGYTLVSGGSDNHLVLVDLRPLGIDGARVEKILDMASITLNKNSVPGDKSALVPGGIRIGSPAMTTRGFTEKEFTAIADFIHEGVQITIEAKGLASGSKVQEFLKFVSYPDFSLTDKVSNLRSRVEALTTQFPIPGV from the exons ATGCAGGCTTGTAATGGAGCTGCAATGATGGGTTCTTTGCAACAGCCCATATGGGTCAAAGGGAATAGACCAATTTTTCCTTTAAAAGGGTATGGTCTTAAGCTCAACTCTGTCAAACCCTGTAGAGCTCAACTTGAAAGCAGCTTGGTTACTGGAAAGCCTCCCTCTTCGGACTCATTCCCTGTGGTCGAAACCCGATTTGTGGACCATGGCCTCAGTGAAGCCGATCCCGAGGTTCGTGCTATTATTAACAAGGAGAAAGAGAGGCAATTCAAAAGCCTTGAGCTTATTGCCTCAGAGAACTTTACATCCCGAGCAGTAATGGAGGCAGTTGGGTCATGTCTCACAAACAAGTATTCCGAAGGACTACCTGGTAAAAG GTACTATGGGGGCAATGAGTACATTGATGAACTTGAAATACTTTGCCAAAAGAGGGCTTTGGCAGCATTTCATTTGGATGAAAATAAGTGGGGCGTTAATGTTCAACCATTGTCTGGTTCTCCTGCTAATTTTGAGGTTTATACAGCAATTCTTAATCCGCATGATCGAATAATG GGTTTGGACTTACCACATGGCGGACATTTGTCACATGGATTTATGACTCCTAAAAGACGTGTATCTGGTACATCAATCTATTTCGAGTCAATGCCTTATCGGCTTGATGAATCCACAG GCCTAGTTGATTATGACATGCTTGAGAAAACAGCTACCCTCTTTCGACCAAAACTCATAATCTGTGGTGCCAGTGCATATCCTCGAGATTTTGATTATCCTCGCATGAGGAAG ATCGCAGATGCTGTTGGTGCATTTCTCATGATGGATATGGCTCATATAAGTGGCCTTGTTGCCGCTTCTGTAGTTGCTGACCCCTTTGAATATTGTGATATCGTGACAACAACCACACACAAG TCTTTGAGAGGTCCAAGAGGTGGCATGATCTTCTTCAAGAAGGACCCTGTTCTTGGAGTTGATTTGGAATCTGCTATCAATAATGCTGTTTTTCCAGGTTTACAG GGTGGACCTCATAACCACACAATTGGAGGACTAGCAGTTTGCTTGCAACATGCACAATCACCCGAGTTCAAGGCTTACCAGAATCAG GTAGTGTCTAATTGTAGAGCTCTTGCAAGCCGATTGGTTGAACTTGGCTATACACTAGTTTCTGGTGGTAGTGATAATCACCTTGTGCTTGTGGATCTAAGGCCATTG GGTATTGATGGGGCTCGGGTGGAGAAAATACTTGACATGGCCTCTATCACCTTGAACAAAAATTCGGTGCCTG GGGATAAGAGTGCACTTGTGCCGGGTGGCATTCGCATTGGATCGCCTGCAATGACTACCAGAGGATTTACAGAAAAGGAATTCACGGCTATTGCTGATTTCATCCATGAGGGCGTGCAAATCACTATTGAGGCTAAGGGATTAGCTTCTGGATCAAAGGTCCAAGAGTTCTTGAAGTTTGTCTCGTATCCTGATTTTTCGTTGACGGATAAGGTGTCCAATCTTCGTAGTAGAGTCGAAGCACTTACCACCCAGTTTCCCATACCCGGCGTATGA